One genomic window of Halovivax cerinus includes the following:
- a CDS encoding CAP domain-containing protein, whose product MNTRSPPAGESDDGAGDETATGGPRTERGLVGVVRYFVAVCILATLVLATVTVVPQVFDEVVYQASSIETDTPPAAGAHNPSLQHPDNPGNSSYEGVATVRSEHVEDYVHFTVNDIRAERGLDPLVWDGTIASVARAHSEDMADRAYFAHTNPDGQSPMDRYETTANYCHIYGENIAQNWADRRVQGSDGETRQYRTAEELAEGLVDQWMHSEPHREAILTEDWDRGGVGVYITEEGKVFATHNFCTER is encoded by the coding sequence ATGAACACGCGGTCGCCCCCGGCTGGCGAATCCGACGACGGAGCGGGCGACGAGACGGCCACCGGCGGGCCGCGAACGGAGCGTGGACTCGTCGGCGTCGTTCGGTACTTCGTCGCCGTGTGCATCCTCGCTACGCTCGTTCTCGCGACCGTCACCGTCGTTCCACAGGTGTTCGACGAGGTCGTCTATCAGGCGAGTTCGATCGAGACCGACACCCCGCCCGCGGCGGGGGCTCACAACCCCTCGTTGCAACACCCGGACAATCCGGGCAATTCGTCCTACGAAGGTGTAGCGACGGTTCGGAGCGAGCACGTCGAAGATTACGTCCACTTCACGGTGAACGACATCCGCGCCGAACGCGGGCTCGACCCGCTCGTCTGGGACGGGACGATCGCGTCCGTCGCGCGAGCCCACAGCGAAGACATGGCCGATCGCGCGTACTTCGCACACACTAATCCCGACGGGCAGAGTCCGATGGATCGATACGAGACGACCGCGAACTACTGTCACATCTACGGTGAGAACATCGCGCAAAACTGGGCTGACAGGCGCGTTCAGGGATCGGACGGCGAAACGAGGCAGTACCGGACCGCCGAAGAACTGGCCGAGGGGCTCGTTGACCAGTGGATGCACTCCGAACCCCATCGGGAGGCGATACTCACCGAGGACTGGGACCGCGGCGGCGTCGGCGTCTACATCACCGAGGAGGGGAAGGTCTTTGCCACGCACAATTTCTGTACCGAACGCTAA
- a CDS encoding lycopene cyclase domain-containing protein — MRCARSQPGTRDRTHALSSVADRVPGIDAFGRYTYLVTEIFWGIVAFSLLRRADALRAAARTIVVLYPIAYVWDRYTLAVGVFSIDLRTGVDVLGIPVEEHVFMIVVPGLVVGIHDTIHGRVRP; from the coding sequence ATGCGTTGTGCTCGATCCCAGCCCGGTACGCGCGACCGGACTCACGCGCTCTCGTCGGTCGCCGACCGGGTCCCTGGAATAGACGCGTTCGGCCGATACACCTACCTCGTCACCGAAATCTTCTGGGGGATCGTCGCGTTCTCGTTACTCAGGCGTGCCGACGCGCTTCGAGCCGCGGCCCGGACGATCGTCGTGCTCTACCCGATCGCGTACGTGTGGGATCGGTACACGCTGGCGGTCGGCGTCTTCAGCATCGACTTGCGAACGGGCGTGGACGTCCTCGGCATCCCCGTCGAGGAGCACGTCTTCATGATCGTCGTTCCGGGACTCGTCGTCGGGATTCACGATACGATCCACGGACGAGTTCGCCCTTGA
- a CDS encoding YihY/virulence factor BrkB family protein, whose amino-acid sequence MNGRTLRRTAIDVYRIASEHEVTILAAAFAYYAFVSIVPTVVLALVVGSLVGGEQTAAEIVAVAGDAMPDVGAVLLTEVLTAESGRTQATVIALVVAAWGALKVFRGLSISFDRIYGTAVEKSFVDHLVDALVALVAVAGGLAAMIGLGFFLGIAAAYVPFGYVLGWTGLVASLVLVFLPVYYVLPPIDVSLREVVPGALFAAVGWSVLQIAFQFYAARAGQYDAYGAVGGILLLVTWLYLAGIVILFGAVLNVVLAERVTEDGTDELVARTGDGSTDTDR is encoded by the coding sequence GTGAACGGGCGCACTCTCAGACGCACTGCGATCGACGTCTACCGGATCGCGTCCGAACACGAGGTCACGATACTCGCGGCGGCGTTCGCGTACTACGCGTTCGTCTCGATCGTTCCGACGGTGGTCCTCGCGCTAGTGGTGGGCTCGCTCGTCGGTGGCGAACAAACCGCCGCCGAGATCGTCGCCGTCGCGGGCGACGCCATGCCCGACGTCGGCGCCGTCCTGCTAACCGAGGTTCTGACGGCCGAATCCGGTCGAACGCAGGCGACGGTTATCGCCCTCGTCGTCGCCGCCTGGGGGGCCCTGAAGGTCTTTCGCGGACTCTCAATCTCGTTCGACCGGATCTACGGAACCGCCGTGGAGAAATCCTTCGTCGATCACCTCGTCGACGCCCTCGTCGCGCTGGTCGCCGTCGCCGGCGGACTCGCCGCGATGATCGGTCTCGGCTTCTTCCTCGGTATCGCCGCCGCGTACGTCCCGTTCGGGTACGTCCTCGGGTGGACCGGACTGGTCGCGAGTCTCGTACTCGTCTTCCTGCCGGTCTACTACGTGCTGCCACCGATCGACGTCTCGCTTCGCGAGGTCGTCCCCGGCGCCCTCTTCGCCGCCGTCGGCTGGAGCGTCCTCCAGATCGCCTTCCAGTTTTACGCTGCAAGAGCCGGCCAGTACGACGCCTACGGCGCCGTCGGTGGTATCCTCCTGCTCGTCACCTGGCTCTACCTGGCGGGGATCGTCATCCTGTTCGGCGCCGTCCTCAACGTGGTCCTGGCGGAGCGGGTCACCGAGGATGGAACCGACGAACTGGTCGCACGCACCGGCGATGGCTCTACCGATACGGACCGTTAA
- a CDS encoding YncE family protein produces the protein MSAPSTDQLIVLNKDEDTVSFVDAAAGDTIDVVETEFNPHEVAVSPDGSRAYVTCSLGGSVVAIDTADRTVVDRFEHDLFDFPHGLAVRESADELWLASTYSSQLFVFDVDTLALLERIPTHQDKSHMVTFSPDEETAYVANIGSDTVTVVDCDTRRVVADPPVGEGPEGIGVDPDTGEVLVANQDDGTLSVLDPDTYEETSEALLGETPIRVMLSPDGRYAFVPNRESDSVSVIDTEHVRNGERKPWEIARIPVGIWPGGTVFAPDGSRAFVANNKTNDVSVIDVDSFEEVTRYDAGIHPDGIAYLADPDAS, from the coding sequence ATGTCCGCGCCCTCGACCGACCAACTGATCGTGCTGAACAAGGACGAGGACACCGTGTCGTTCGTCGACGCGGCGGCCGGCGACACGATCGACGTCGTCGAAACCGAGTTCAATCCCCACGAGGTGGCCGTCTCTCCGGACGGTTCGCGAGCGTACGTGACCTGCTCGCTCGGCGGCTCGGTGGTCGCTATCGACACGGCCGACCGTACCGTCGTCGACCGGTTCGAACACGACCTGTTCGACTTCCCGCACGGGCTCGCCGTCCGCGAATCCGCCGACGAACTCTGGCTCGCCTCGACGTACAGTAGCCAGCTCTTCGTCTTCGACGTCGACACCTTGGCACTCCTGGAGAGGATCCCGACGCACCAGGACAAGTCGCACATGGTCACGTTCTCGCCCGACGAGGAAACGGCCTACGTGGCCAACATCGGGAGCGACACCGTCACAGTCGTCGACTGCGACACTCGCCGCGTCGTCGCGGATCCGCCGGTCGGTGAGGGCCCCGAGGGGATCGGCGTCGACCCGGATACCGGCGAGGTACTCGTCGCCAACCAGGACGACGGCACGCTCTCGGTCCTGGATCCGGACACGTACGAGGAAACGAGCGAGGCCCTGCTCGGCGAGACGCCCATCCGCGTGATGCTCTCGCCCGACGGCCGGTACGCGTTCGTCCCGAACCGCGAATCGGACAGCGTCTCGGTGATCGACACCGAACACGTTCGGAACGGCGAGCGGAAACCGTGGGAGATCGCCCGAATTCCAGTCGGCATCTGGCCCGGCGGCACCGTCTTCGCGCCGGACGGCTCGCGAGCCTTCGTCGCGAACAACAAGACGAACGACGTCTCCGTGATCGACGTCGATTCGTTCGAAGAAGTGACACGGTACGACGCCGGCATCCATCCCGACGGCATCGCGTATCTAGCGGACCCCGACGCATCGTAA